From one Prochlorococcus marinus str. MIT 0912 genomic stretch:
- the rpoB gene encoding DNA-directed RNA polymerase subunit beta, translating to MSRSAIQVAKAATYLPDLVEVQRSSFKWFLDKGLIEELDNFSPITDYTGKLELHFIGAGYKLKRPRHDVEEAKRRDATFASQMYVTCRLVNKETGEIKEQEVFIGELPLMTERGTFIINGAERVIVNQIVRSPGVYFKDEQDKNGRRTYNASVIPNRGAWLKFETDKNDLLHVRVDKTRKINAHVLMRAMGLSDNDVIDKLRHPEFYKKSIEAANEEGISSEDQALLELYKKLRPGEPPSVSGGQQLLQTRFFDPKRYDLGRVGRYKINKKLRLTIPDNVRTLTNEDVLSTLDYLINLELDVGGATLDDIDHLGNRRVRSVGELLQNQVRVGLNRLERIIKERMTVGETDSLTPAQLVNPKPLVAAIKEFFGSSQLSQFMDQTNPLAELTHKRRISALGPGGLTRERAGFAVRDIHPSHYGRLCPIETPEGPNAGLINSLATHARVNEYGFIETPFWKVEDGRIIKKGDPIYLSADLEDECRVAPGDVATDEEGKIMAELVPVRYRQDFETVSPEQVDYVQLSPVQVISVAASLIPFLEHDDANRALMGSNMQRQAVPLLRPERPLVGTGLETQVARDSGMVPISKVNGTVTYVDANAIVVTDEEGNDHTHYLQKYQRSNQDTCLNHRPIVFNGDPVIVGQVLADGSACEGGEIALGQNVLIAYMPWEGYNYEDAILVSERLVKDDLYTSVHIEKYEIEARQTKLGPEEITREIPNVSEESLGNLDEMGIIRIGAFVESGDILVGKVTPKGESDQPPEEKLLRAIFGEKARDVRDNSLRVPSTERGRVVDVRIYTREQGDELPPGANMVVRVYVAQRRKIQVGDKMAGRHGNKGIISRILPREDMPYLPDGTPVDICLNPLGVPSRMNVGQVFELLMGWAASNLDCRVKVVPFDEMYGPEMSNQTVQAYLKEAARQPGKSWVYNPKDPGKLLLKDGRTGEPFDQPVAVGYAHFLKLVHLVDDKIHARSTGPYSLVTQQPLGGKAQQGGQRLGEMEVWALEAYGAAYTLQELLTVKSDDMQGRNEALNSIVKGKPIPRPGTPESFKVLMRELQSLGLDIGVYTDDGKEVDLMQDVNPRRSTPSRPTYESLGKEYEE from the coding sequence ATGAGCAGAAGCGCGATTCAGGTAGCCAAAGCAGCTACATATCTGCCTGATCTAGTTGAGGTGCAAAGATCAAGTTTTAAATGGTTTTTGGATAAAGGCTTGATTGAAGAATTAGACAATTTTTCTCCCATTACTGATTATACCGGTAAGCTTGAATTACATTTTATTGGAGCAGGATATAAACTTAAGCGTCCAAGGCATGATGTAGAAGAAGCAAAAAGAAGAGATGCAACATTTGCTTCTCAAATGTATGTCACTTGTCGCTTAGTTAATAAAGAAACTGGAGAGATTAAAGAACAAGAGGTTTTTATAGGTGAACTACCTCTGATGACTGAGCGTGGAACTTTTATAATTAATGGTGCTGAGAGAGTAATAGTCAATCAAATAGTTCGCAGTCCAGGAGTTTATTTCAAAGATGAGCAGGATAAAAATGGTAGAAGAACTTACAATGCAAGTGTTATTCCTAACCGAGGAGCATGGTTAAAGTTTGAAACTGATAAAAATGATTTGCTTCATGTTCGTGTAGATAAAACAAGAAAAATCAATGCTCATGTCTTAATGAGAGCAATGGGTTTATCAGATAATGATGTAATTGATAAGTTACGACATCCTGAGTTTTATAAAAAGTCAATTGAAGCGGCGAATGAAGAAGGTATAAGTTCAGAGGACCAAGCTTTGTTAGAACTTTATAAGAAGCTAAGGCCAGGAGAGCCTCCCTCAGTAAGTGGCGGTCAACAGCTACTTCAAACAAGATTCTTTGATCCAAAACGATATGACTTAGGAAGAGTTGGTAGATATAAAATTAATAAGAAACTACGTCTAACTATTCCGGACAATGTAAGAACACTTACCAACGAGGATGTTCTTTCCACTTTAGATTACCTTATTAATTTGGAATTAGATGTTGGTGGGGCAACTTTAGATGATATTGATCATTTAGGTAATAGAAGAGTTAGGTCAGTTGGTGAACTTTTACAAAACCAAGTTCGAGTTGGCTTGAACAGACTTGAAAGGATAATTAAAGAGAGGATGACTGTTGGGGAAACAGATTCACTTACTCCAGCGCAATTGGTTAATCCAAAACCTTTAGTTGCAGCGATCAAAGAATTCTTTGGTTCAAGTCAATTAAGTCAATTTATGGATCAAACAAATCCATTAGCTGAATTAACTCATAAAAGACGTATCTCTGCTTTGGGACCAGGAGGCTTAACTAGGGAAAGAGCTGGTTTTGCAGTTAGAGATATTCATCCATCTCATTATGGAAGACTTTGTCCAATTGAAACCCCTGAAGGACCAAATGCTGGTTTGATTAACTCTTTAGCGACTCACGCACGAGTTAATGAATACGGTTTTATTGAGACACCATTTTGGAAGGTGGAAGATGGACGAATAATTAAAAAAGGCGATCCTATTTATCTTTCTGCAGATTTAGAAGATGAATGTAGGGTCGCTCCAGGTGATGTAGCTACAGATGAAGAAGGGAAAATAATGGCAGAACTTGTTCCAGTTAGGTATCGACAAGATTTTGAAACAGTTTCTCCAGAGCAAGTTGATTATGTCCAATTATCCCCTGTTCAGGTTATTTCTGTAGCAGCTTCCTTAATTCCATTTTTGGAACACGATGATGCTAATAGAGCTCTGATGGGTTCCAATATGCAAAGACAAGCAGTTCCTCTTTTGCGTCCAGAAAGACCGTTAGTTGGAACTGGCTTAGAGACTCAAGTCGCTAGAGATTCTGGAATGGTTCCAATTTCAAAAGTAAATGGAACAGTAACTTATGTTGATGCTAATGCAATTGTCGTTACTGATGAGGAAGGGAATGACCACACTCATTACTTGCAAAAATATCAGAGATCTAATCAAGATACTTGTTTAAATCATAGGCCTATTGTTTTTAATGGTGATCCTGTAATCGTGGGACAAGTATTGGCTGATGGTTCGGCCTGTGAGGGAGGTGAAATAGCTCTTGGTCAAAATGTATTAATTGCATACATGCCTTGGGAAGGTTACAACTATGAAGATGCAATTCTTGTTAGCGAAAGGTTAGTTAAAGATGATCTGTATACCTCTGTCCATATAGAAAAATATGAAATAGAAGCTCGTCAAACTAAGTTAGGTCCTGAGGAAATAACAAGAGAAATTCCAAATGTATCAGAAGAAAGTCTTGGTAATTTGGATGAAATGGGAATTATTCGAATAGGGGCTTTCGTTGAGAGTGGAGATATCCTTGTTGGCAAAGTAACCCCTAAAGGAGAATCAGACCAACCGCCTGAAGAAAAACTTTTAAGAGCAATTTTTGGAGAAAAAGCTAGAGATGTTAGAGATAATTCTCTTCGAGTTCCTTCTACTGAGAGAGGACGAGTGGTTGATGTGCGGATATATACAAGAGAGCAAGGAGATGAGCTACCACCTGGAGCAAATATGGTTGTCAGAGTTTATGTAGCGCAACGCAGGAAAATCCAAGTAGGCGATAAAATGGCTGGTAGGCACGGTAATAAAGGGATTATAAGCAGAATACTACCAAGAGAGGATATGCCTTACCTTCCTGATGGTACACCTGTAGATATATGCCTTAACCCACTTGGTGTCCCAAGTAGAATGAATGTAGGGCAAGTCTTTGAGCTTCTTATGGGTTGGGCTGCTTCAAACTTGGATTGTCGAGTTAAAGTAGTCCCATTCGATGAGATGTATGGGCCAGAAATGTCTAATCAGACAGTTCAAGCCTACTTAAAAGAGGCAGCAAGACAGCCTGGTAAATCATGGGTATATAACCCTAAGGATCCTGGGAAGTTACTCCTAAAAGATGGTCGAACCGGCGAACCTTTTGATCAACCAGTGGCTGTTGGCTATGCCCATTTCCTAAAACTTGTACATTTAGTAGACGATAAAATTCATGCTCGATCTACAGGTCCATATTCCTTGGTTACTCAACAACCTTTAGGTGGAAAGGCCCAACAAGGTGGACAGAGGCTCGGAGAGATGGAAGTATGGGCACTCGAGGCTTATGGAGCAGCATACACCTTGCAAGAATTATTAACTGTAAAGTCTGATGATATGCAAGGTCGTAATGAAGCTCTTAATTCGATTGTAAAAGGAAAACCAATTCCAAGGCCAGGGACTCCTGAATCCTTCAAAGTTTTAATGAGGGAACTTCAGTCATTGGGATTAGATATCGGAGTTTATACAGATGATGGGAAAGAAGTTGATCTGATGCAAGATGTAAATCCCCGTAGAAGCACGCCAAGTAGACCTACCTATGAATCATTAGGTAAAGAATACGAGGAGTAA
- a CDS encoding TatD family hydrolase gives MSDSKSSIIDSHCHIVFSNFNEDREKVAERWRSQGVKALLHACVEPSEIPAIKLMADQFQEMRYSVGVHPLDVHHWKPETISVLKQAALDDSRVVAIGELGLDLFKAENLSEQLSILMPQLNLASELNLPVIVHCRDAAKEMLEVFSRLYEDGCCPKGVMHCWSGNVKEMREFLDLGFYISFSGNVTFKNAIDIHECAKEVPQSRFLVETDSPFLSPVPHRGKRNEPSFVKHVVEKISEIRGESFSKIAQKTTQNARELFALP, from the coding sequence TTGAGCGATTCCAAAAGTTCAATAATTGATAGTCACTGTCATATCGTATTCTCTAACTTTAATGAAGATAGAGAAAAAGTTGCAGAAAGGTGGAGATCCCAGGGTGTTAAAGCTTTATTACATGCCTGCGTAGAACCCTCTGAAATCCCTGCTATTAAATTAATGGCTGATCAATTTCAGGAGATGAGATATTCAGTAGGGGTCCATCCATTGGATGTACATCATTGGAAACCTGAAACTATAAGTGTTTTAAAACAAGCAGCCCTTGACGACAGTCGAGTTGTCGCAATAGGAGAATTAGGACTTGATCTTTTTAAGGCAGAGAATTTGAGTGAGCAGCTTTCAATTTTAATGCCGCAATTAAACTTGGCTTCTGAATTGAATTTGCCAGTCATTGTTCATTGCAGAGATGCTGCAAAAGAAATGTTAGAAGTCTTTTCTAGGCTCTATGAAGATGGTTGCTGTCCAAAAGGTGTTATGCATTGCTGGAGCGGCAATGTCAAAGAGATGAGAGAGTTTCTTGATCTTGGGTTTTATATAAGCTTCAGTGGAAACGTAACTTTTAAAAATGCTATTGATATCCATGAATGCGCAAAAGAAGTTCCTCAAAGTAGATTTCTAGTGGAAACCGATAGTCCTTTTCTGTCACCTGTCCCTCATCGAGGGAAAAGGAATGAACCTTCCTTTGTAAAGCATGTGGTAGAGAAAATTTCTGAAATTAGAGGTGAAAGTTTTTCTAAAATTGCTCAGAAAACTACTCAAAACGCAAGGGAATTGTTTGCGTTGCCTTAA
- the rpsT gene encoding 30S ribosomal protein S20 encodes MANTNSAKKRIQIAERNRLENKNYKSTVRTLMKRCFVACGIFEKEPGDESKVDLQKTFNLAFSKIDKAVKKGVLHKNTGANQKSRLSSALKKALKEVV; translated from the coding sequence GTGGCAAATACCAACTCAGCTAAAAAGCGAATTCAAATTGCGGAACGTAACCGCCTTGAAAACAAAAATTACAAATCTACTGTTCGCACTTTAATGAAGCGATGCTTTGTTGCTTGTGGAATATTTGAGAAAGAGCCTGGCGATGAATCTAAAGTAGATCTTCAAAAAACATTTAATTTAGCCTTTAGCAAAATTGATAAAGCAGTTAAAAAAGGTGTTTTGCATAAAAACACAGGAGCTAATCAGAAATCAAGACTTAGCTCTGCACTCAAGAAAGCTTTGAAAGAAGTTGTTTGA
- the hisD gene encoding histidinol dehydrogenase produces the protein MTQIINKNEVQETPSKRLAIRTANNIEQAQLELKTITDRTSGATQDKAIKVVDDILKNVDERGDEALKEYTSRFDGFQIEQFQVPSDLILKAWEETPRELQDSLLLAKTRIEKFHSLQVPKNITYSGPHGESLGRRWSPVEKAGIYVPGGRAAYPSTVLMNAIPAYVAGVNQTIMVSPANSKGELNQTVLAAAHISGINKVFRIGGAQAIGALASGTESIPKVDVITGPGNIYVTLAKKKVYGKVGIDSLAGPSEILIIADQSAKLEHVASDMLAQSEHDPLASAILITTNKKLAEKIPAEIERQLINHPRLEICQESIKNWGLIVLCDDLETCAKLSDTFAPEHLELLVEDPKGLSKNIKNAGAIFMGPWSPEAIGDYLGGPNHTLPTSGTARFTGALGVETFMKNTSLIDFSEEAFNQNKKAVVHLANSEGLHSHAESIRIRDSKSC, from the coding sequence ATGACGCAAATAATTAATAAGAATGAGGTTCAGGAAACTCCCTCAAAAAGATTAGCCATAAGAACGGCAAATAATATTGAACAGGCTCAGCTTGAGCTCAAGACAATTACCGACAGAACCTCTGGAGCCACTCAAGATAAAGCCATAAAGGTAGTTGACGATATTCTTAAAAACGTTGATGAAAGAGGTGATGAGGCGCTTAAAGAATACACTTCTCGCTTTGATGGATTTCAAATAGAACAATTTCAAGTTCCATCAGATTTAATACTGAAAGCGTGGGAAGAGACTCCTAGAGAGTTACAAGATTCACTTTTATTAGCCAAAACAAGAATTGAAAAATTTCATAGTCTACAGGTACCAAAAAATATCACTTATTCTGGCCCCCATGGTGAATCACTAGGACGTAGATGGAGCCCTGTTGAAAAAGCGGGAATATATGTTCCTGGCGGAAGAGCAGCCTATCCGAGCACCGTTTTAATGAATGCTATTCCTGCTTATGTGGCAGGAGTGAATCAAACCATAATGGTTTCTCCAGCCAACTCAAAAGGAGAATTAAACCAAACAGTACTAGCTGCAGCACATATTTCAGGTATCAACAAAGTTTTTCGTATTGGAGGCGCGCAAGCTATCGGAGCGCTTGCTAGTGGCACTGAATCAATCCCAAAAGTAGATGTCATTACTGGACCAGGAAACATCTATGTAACTTTGGCAAAGAAAAAAGTTTATGGGAAAGTAGGCATTGATTCTTTGGCTGGTCCCAGTGAAATCCTAATAATCGCTGATCAATCAGCAAAATTGGAACATGTTGCATCAGATATGTTAGCTCAATCGGAACATGACCCTTTAGCTTCGGCAATACTAATCACTACTAATAAAAAATTAGCTGAGAAAATACCAGCAGAAATTGAACGTCAATTAATTAATCATCCAAGATTAGAAATATGTCAAGAATCAATTAAAAACTGGGGTTTAATAGTCCTTTGTGATGACTTAGAAACTTGCGCAAAATTAAGTGATACTTTTGCCCCTGAACATCTTGAATTACTTGTGGAGGACCCAAAAGGATTATCGAAAAACATCAAGAATGCTGGAGCAATATTTATGGGGCCATGGAGCCCAGAGGCTATTGGGGATTATCTTGGGGGCCCTAATCACACTCTTCCAACATCAGGGACTGCTAGATTTACTGGCGCTCTTGGGGTTGAAACTTTTATGAAAAATACCTCACTTATAGATTTTTCAGAAGAAGCCTTTAATCAAAATAAAAAAGCGGTCGTGCATTTAGCAAATAGCGAAGGGTTACACAGCCACGCAGAATCAATACGAATTAGAGACTCTAAATCTTGTTAA
- the rpiA gene encoding ribose-5-phosphate isomerase RpiA has product MDLQNQMKQAVAQAAVDQIQNGMILGLGSGSTAALMIEALAVKIKSGEIKDVVGVTTSFQGEVLASQLGIPLKSLSSVSEIDLAIDGADEVDPKFQLIKGGGACHVQEKLVAALAKKFIVVVDSTKLVEKLNLDFKLPVEVLPSAWKQVQKTLKDLEGEGNLRMAQKKAGPIVTDQGNLILDLTFRNGIDQPELLESQINNIPGVLENGLFVNLTDEVLVGKVENEVVHVESLNKI; this is encoded by the coding sequence ATGGATCTTCAAAATCAGATGAAACAAGCAGTTGCTCAAGCTGCTGTAGATCAAATTCAAAACGGGATGATTCTTGGTCTTGGCTCTGGATCTACAGCAGCTTTGATGATTGAAGCTCTTGCGGTGAAAATAAAATCAGGAGAAATTAAAGATGTTGTTGGAGTTACTACCTCTTTTCAGGGTGAAGTCCTTGCTTCTCAATTAGGAATACCATTGAAATCTCTTTCATCAGTTTCAGAAATTGATCTTGCAATTGATGGCGCAGATGAAGTTGATCCCAAATTTCAACTTATTAAAGGAGGAGGAGCTTGTCATGTACAGGAAAAACTTGTTGCCGCTTTGGCTAAAAAATTTATAGTTGTTGTTGACTCAACAAAACTTGTTGAAAAATTGAATCTTGATTTCAAATTACCGGTAGAAGTTCTTCCTTCTGCTTGGAAACAAGTACAAAAAACTTTAAAAGATCTTGAAGGAGAAGGAAATCTAAGAATGGCCCAGAAAAAGGCTGGGCCTATAGTTACTGATCAGGGAAACTTGATTCTTGATTTGACTTTTAGGAATGGTATTGACCAACCTGAACTTTTGGAGAGTCAAATCAACAACATTCCAGGCGTTCTTGAAAATGGACTTTTTGTAAACCTGACAGATGAGGTGTTAGTGGGAAAAGTAGAAAATGAAGTTGTGCATGTTGAATCTCTTAACAAGATTTAG
- a CDS encoding trypsin-like peptidase domain-containing protein has protein sequence MLSLKKLEIMRIYRHIFFLSTILLFFFLGPSSLLASQDFLENESHSFVANVASRVSPSVVRIDIERDLQTDEFESDLLDPLLRDLLGDLGTIPKKERGQGSGVIIDSSGLVLTNAHVVERVDRVIITLQNGNQVDGTVLGTDQVTDLALVKIKEYPGLESAKLGDSEDIQVGDWAIALGTPYGLESTVTLGIVSSLHRDINSLGFSDKRLDLIQTDAAINPGNSGGPLINANGEVIGINTLVRSGPGAGLGFAIPINLASKVTNQLLANGEVIHPYLGAQLVLLNERIAKEHNQDPNALIFLPERSGALVQSVIPQSPAEEGGLRRGDLVINAGGNVINDPRSLLMQVENAQIGKPFELEVVRNNKEINLSIKPAALPGIS, from the coding sequence ATGCTGAGCCTTAAAAAGTTAGAAATCATGAGGATATATAGGCATATATTTTTCCTTTCGACAATTCTTCTTTTCTTTTTCTTAGGGCCGTCATCTTTGTTGGCTTCACAAGACTTTCTAGAAAATGAATCACATAGTTTTGTTGCTAATGTCGCAAGTAGGGTTTCACCATCGGTAGTCCGGATTGATATTGAAAGAGATCTTCAAACAGATGAATTTGAATCCGATTTATTAGATCCTTTGTTAAGAGATCTTTTAGGTGATTTAGGTACTATCCCAAAAAAAGAAAGGGGTCAGGGTTCTGGGGTGATAATTGATAGTTCAGGATTAGTTCTCACCAATGCTCATGTAGTTGAAAGAGTTGATCGTGTGATAATCACTCTTCAAAATGGAAATCAAGTTGATGGAACAGTTCTTGGAACAGATCAAGTTACTGACTTGGCTTTGGTGAAGATTAAAGAATATCCTGGTTTAGAAAGTGCAAAATTAGGTGATTCAGAAGATATCCAAGTTGGGGATTGGGCAATTGCTCTTGGAACTCCTTATGGCCTTGAAAGTACTGTCACACTTGGTATAGTCAGCAGCCTTCATAGAGATATCAATAGTCTTGGCTTTTCTGATAAAAGACTGGATTTAATACAAACTGACGCAGCAATAAATCCTGGAAATTCTGGGGGACCTTTGATCAATGCAAATGGAGAAGTTATTGGAATAAATACTTTGGTTAGATCTGGTCCTGGGGCTGGACTAGGATTTGCAATCCCAATCAATCTTGCTTCAAAAGTTACTAATCAATTGCTTGCCAATGGTGAAGTTATTCATCCTTACCTAGGAGCTCAGTTGGTTTTGTTGAATGAACGAATAGCTAAAGAGCATAATCAAGATCCAAATGCATTGATTTTTTTGCCTGAACGATCAGGAGCACTTGTTCAATCTGTTATTCCTCAAAGTCCAGCAGAAGAGGGTGGATTACGAAGGGGTGATCTTGTGATTAATGCAGGGGGGAATGTAATTAATGATCCTAGATCTTTACTGATGCAAGTTGAGAATGCTCAAATAGGAAAACCATTTGAATTAGAAGTGGTTCGAAACAATAAAGAGATTAATCTTTCTATTAAGCCCGCTGCTTTACCAGGAATTAGTTGA
- a CDS encoding ribosome maturation factor RimP, which yields MPDGTSLNRGGSKLKPLGLPARLRHCLLSNQTVTELKVLTTKSATNHGFDVTDFQMFTHLNPLSIQVNIRHKNSEKKVTLDDCSILSQYIDKAIQSSSILDQPFTLEISSEGVSDLLTEEKDFEIFKGFPIEVTYQDLKKIEQQINGLLLKRTDNDLQINQKGKTQRIPVEDVIQVRLTTPSG from the coding sequence TTGCCTGACGGTACCTCTTTAAATAGAGGCGGGTCAAAACTTAAACCGCTCGGGCTTCCTGCCCGACTTCGACACTGCCTTTTGTCTAATCAAACCGTTACAGAATTGAAAGTTCTTACAACAAAGTCAGCCACTAATCATGGCTTTGATGTAACAGATTTTCAGATGTTCACGCATCTAAATCCCTTATCAATTCAAGTAAACATTCGACACAAAAATTCTGAGAAAAAAGTCACTCTTGATGACTGTTCTATTCTTAGCCAATATATTGACAAAGCTATTCAAAGTTCCTCCATTCTTGATCAGCCATTTACTTTAGAAATAAGCAGTGAGGGAGTTAGTGATCTCTTAACTGAAGAAAAAGATTTTGAAATTTTCAAAGGTTTTCCAATTGAAGTTACTTATCAGGATTTAAAAAAAATTGAGCAACAAATAAATGGTTTGCTTCTAAAAAGGACTGATAATGATCTACAAATAAATCAAAAGGGTAAAACTCAGCGAATCCCAGTCGAAGACGTTATTCAAGTCCGACTCACAACACCTTCTGGTTAA